A segment of the Nitrospina gracilis 3/211 genome:
CTCGGCACACCGGTACGGGTGCGTTTCGGCGAGGCTTTGCCGCGGCGGCGCTCGCTCTTTGCCTGGTGTGGTCCGCCCTCCCCGCCTTCGCAGACAACTGCGTCTCCGGCGACTGCCGGAACGGATTCGGCACCCTGGTCCGCGACAATGGCAACAAGTACGTCGGCGAATTCAAAAACGGCAAGTTCCACGGCCACGGCACCTACTCCTTCAACGAGGAAAAGTGGAAGGGCGACCAGTACACGGGAGAATTCAAGAACGGGCAGTACCACGGACTCGGCACCTACTCCTGGGCCAACGGCGACAAGTACACCGGCGACTTCAAAAACGACGCACCCAACGGACATGGCACCTACACCTGGGGAAGGGAACCGTGGCTGGGCGACAAGTACGTCGGCGGGTTCGTCAACTGGAAAAAGGAAGGCTTCGGCACCTATTACTGGAAGGAAGGCGACAAATACGTCGGCGAATTTTCAGGCGATGCCTCCAACGGGGAAGGTACCTATTATTACGCAAACGGGGATGTGTACAAGGGCGAGTTCAAGGAATGGAAAAAGGACGGCCAGGGCGAGTTCACCTGGAAACGCAAGCCCTGGACCGGCGACCGTTATGTGGGTTCGTTTCAGGCCGACGAATTGAGCGGGCAGGGCACCAAGTATTATTCCAGCGGCGACAAATATGAGGGTTCCTGGGAAAACTGGAAACGCCACGGCTTCGGCACCTACACCTGGAAGAACGGCAACCGCTACATCGGCAATTGGGTTCACGGAAAAAAAGACGGCCACGGAACGCAGTACTACGCCAGCGGCGACCAGTACGACGGCGAATTCAAGGAAGACCAGTTCCACGGCCAGGGAGTGTACATCTGGGGGCGCGACCCGTGGAAAGGCGACCAGTACAACGGCGAGTTTTCAAAAGGCAAGTTGACCGGCTTCGGCACCAAGGTGTACGCCAGCGGCGACAAGTACACCGGCGAATGGAAAGACTGGAAAAAACACGGCTACGGCACTTATACCTGGAAAAAGGGCGACGCCTACACCGGCGAATGGGTGGACAGCAAAATGCATGGCCAAGGTACCTTCACCTACGCCAACGGCAGTCGTGACGTGGGTACCTGGGAAAACGACAAGCCGTTGAAAGTCATTCACTACGATCCGGGTGAAAAGAAGCAGGACAAGCAGCCGCCGATTGTCGTGCAGAAACCGCAAACCGTGAAGCCGATGGATAATTCCCCGCCGATCATCACCGTTACGTCGCATGAGGTGTCCCGCGGCATCGTGCCCGTACCCACTTCCCCGACCACCCACGTCACGGGCATCGCGCAGGATGAGAGCGGCATCGCCGAGGTCCTGGTCAACGGCCAGCCGGCCCAGGTTCAATCGTCCGGTGAATTTGCCGCCACCATCCCGATCAACCCGGGCAAAAGCGAGATCGTCATCCTCGCCCGCGACATCCACCAGAACACCACGCAGAAATCGTTCTGGCTGGAAAGCCGCACGACCACCGAGGAACAGACCGTCATCGCCAAAAAGCCGGACGTCAAGAAAAGCTTCATGGAAGAGATGGGGAGGCTGGACTCCGGCGACTACCACGCCATCATCATCGGCATCAACGACTACAAACACCTGCCCAAGCTGGAAACCGCCGTCAACGACGCGAAAGAGGTGGAGCGGGTCCTGCGTCAGAAATACGGGTTCAAGACCAACCTGCTGATCGACGTGTCGCGCACGGAGATCATGCGCGCCTTCAACAATGCCCGTAAGATGATGGGACCGAACGACAACATTCTTATCTATTATGCCGGACACGGCGAATTCGATAAGACCGTCAACAAGGCCTACTGGCTTCCCGCCGACGCGGAACGCGACAGCGACGCCAACTGGCTGATCGTCGACAACATCACTACCAATATCCGCCGCTTCGCCTCGCGCCATGTGCTGGTGGTGGCCGACAGTTGTTATTCGGGGACGCTCACCCGCTCGGCGATCACCAACCTGTCCACTCCGGACCAGCACAAGCGTTTTCTTGAAAAAATGCACAAGCGGTCGTCTCGCACGCTGATGGCCTCCGGCGGCAACGAGCCGGTGGCGGACGGCGGCGGCGGCGGGCACTCGGTGTTCGCACGCGCCTTCATCGACGCGCTACACATGGTGGAGGAGGAAATCTTTACGGCAGAACAGCTGTTCTATAAATACATCAAGGAGCCGGTGGCGGGACGCGCCGAACAGGTGCCGGAATACAACATCATCAAAAACTCCGGCCATGCGGGCGGCGATTTCGTCTTCGTCAAAAAACAGTGATTCAATTCGGCACAGGACGCGCCGTTCAGAGACAATTCAGGGTTTGTTATGGAAAGGGGACGGTGAGACCGTGCGGGTGCACTCTTCCTGAATAAAGTTCACCAGCCGCTGCCGGTAGAGAGCCGGTTTCAAGCGCGCGCCATCCGCCACCAGCGTATCCACCTTGTCGGCGAACCCCTCGCCGGGCGCGGTGCCGGAACACAACCGCTTGATTTTCTTGTGCAGGGTGTCGATCACCTCTTCGCCGTCGTCCACCAGCTCTTCCGACAACTTTTCACCAGGACGCACGCCGGTGATTTTGATTTCCATGTTCTCGCCCGGCGTGTAACCCAGAAGCCGGATCATCTTTTCAGCCAGGTCCATCAGTTTCACCGGACGGCCCATCTCCAGCATCAGGATCTCGCCGCCGCGGCCGATGGTCCCCGCCTGCAGGATCAACTGCACCGCCTCCGGAATCAGCATGAAAAACCGTTCCATGTCCGGATGCGTCACCGTCACCGGTCCGCCGCGCTCGATTTGCTTCTGGAACAGCGGCACCACACTGCCGTTGCTCCCCAGCACATTGCCGAATCGCACGGTCATGAAATCGGTTTGCGACCTCTGCGCCTTGTATTGAATGTACCGCTCGGCGATCTTCTTGGTCATCCCCATCACGCTGGTGGGCCGCACCACCTTGTCCGTGGACACGAGGATGAATTTTTCCACGCCATAGCGTTCGGACAAATCCGCGGTGATGCGTGTGCCCTGCACGTTGTTGAGCACCGCCTCGTCCGCATTTTCCTCCATCAGGGGAACATGCTTGTGCGCCGCCGCGTGAAACACCAGCTGAGGGCGGAACCGCTGGAACAGGGTTTCCAGTTTTTTCTCCTGCGTGACCGATAAAAAGAAATACTTCCGTTCGGCATTGGTCTTCTCCCCGTTCAACTCCATGTTCAGGTCGTACAGGTAGTTCTCGCACTTGTCGATCATGATGAGCATCGCCGGGTCGTACTCCAGCAACTGGCGGCACAGCTCGGAGCCGATGGACCCGCCCGCGCCGGTCACCATAACCTTCTTGCCTCCGACCATGTTCTGGATCATCGACAGGTCTAGATAGACCGGTTCGCGGCCGAGGAGGTCGGTGATTTCAATGTTGCGGATTTTCGAGATGTGCGGCTGATGGGTGGCCAGATCGAAAAACGAGGAGACGGTTTTGTATTTCACGTTGGCGTCGCGGCACACCTTCACCACCTCTTCCATGCGCTCCGCGTCCATGCTGGTCACCGCCACCAGCACCTCCTGGATGCCCAGCGACTCCTTCAACTCGGGCAGGTCCTTGTGCCCGCCCAGCACCTTGACGCCCATGACCTGGTGATGGAGTTTCTTGGGATCGTCGTCGAGGAATCCCCGCACAGAGTAGTGCGGCGAGAAACGGCGCAGGTGTTTGAGCAGGTAGGCGCCCGTGTAGCCCGCACCCAGGATGAGAATCGGCACCCGGCCCTTGCCGCGGATGCCGGCTTCCTGGTTTTCGCGGTCGGTGAGAAGTTTCCAGCCCAGGCGCGAAGAGCCGAGCATGAGGACCACAAGGATGAGGTCCATGAACAACACCGACCGGGAAACGAGGTGCGCGCGGTTATACAGGAACATGAAGATCAGCACCAGCGCCGTGCCCATCGCCGCCGCCTTCAGGATCTGCTGAAGGTCTTCCCAGCTCGCATACTCCCAGAACCGCGAATAAAAACGGCACAGGGCGAAAGAAAACGCGCGGCACAACAGGACAATGGGAGCGAGGTCCAGAAAGACCTCCATCTGTTCCTTGGGGAGAGTGCCTTCGAACCGCAGCAGAAACGCCAGGTACAGAGCCACCAGGCTAACCGTCAGGTCGAAACCCAGCAGGATGACCTTCCGGAATTTTTTCTTAAAAGCACGCATGACTGGTGTTCCTTCGTGCGACCCGGTTTTGGATGCCGGCGCTTGTAAAAATTGGTAGGGCTCCTCTTCGCCGACTGTTCAGGGGCACAATCTGGAATATCGAGTTTACCATAAACGGTTGTTTTTCATTATGAAAATCCCTTATAGAAAGTGGTGAGCCCAAACTTTCCCCGTTTTTGCGGAATGTGATACAATTCCTTGGTTTTATTGAATTTATTAAATTTGGAGCACTGCAGTCCGGTTTGTTACTGCCGCCGTGCCGCCCAACAGACGGAAATTCAATTTTTTTTTAATCCGAGGGAGCGTGCATGCTCACCCTGATGCTCATCACCAACCACCCCGATCTGGCGAAAAACGCCGTGGCCGCCGGCGTGAACCGCATTTTCGTCGATCTGGAGGTGATGGGTAAAAAGGAGAGGCAGGGGCATCTCGACACGTGGATCAGCGGCCACAGCATGGACGACGCCCGCCGCGTGCGCGAGGCCATCCCGGATGCGGAACTCCTCATCCGCCTCAACCCGCCGCACGACGGGCTGGGTGACGAAATCGAACAGGCGCTGGCCATAGGGCCCGAGTTGTTGATGCTCCCCATGTTTCGAACCGCGGACGAGCTGGCGCAGTTTTCGGAAATGGTGGCGGGACGTGCCGGGGTGGTGCCGCTGGTGGAAACGCCGGAGGCGGCGGACGCGCTGGAGTCGATCGTCCGGGTACCGGGACTCAAAGAGGTGTACATCGGCCTCAACGACCTGCACCTCGGGCTCAAGCAAAATTTCATCTTCCAGCCTCTGGCCGACGGCATGGTCGATGCGCTGGCCAAGACCGTACTCAACGCGGGCCTGCCCTTCGGCTTCGGCGGCATCGCTCGCATCGGTGAGGGGCAACTGCCAGGCGAGATGGTGCTGGGGGAACACCTTCGGCTGGGGTCATCGTCGGTTATCCTGTCGCGCACCTTCCAGCGCGGCCTGGTGGAGGAGGACGATCGCGTGGACCACACCAAATTGAAATACGAAATCGAAAAGCTGCGGGAACACGAGGAATACATGCAGGCACGCACGCCGGAACAAATTGAGCTGGACCGTTCCAAGGTCGTGGAGATCGTCAAACTGCTCAGTAAAGTGCGGTAGGCCCTGACTTTATGCCCGCTCGCCCAAAATGAGGTCTGCTATAATGTCGGGTCCGTTCACAACCGCCCGGCCGCCGCACCCGGAACAACCCGGAACAGTCCGGTCGTTTTTAAAACTTTGATATGATCGACGCACCCAAATCCTTCACGCCGCACCGACCCGAAGACCGCAGGGCGATGCTGAATTTCATCGGCGTCGAGTCCATCGACGACCTGCTCACCGGCATCCCGAAAGGCCTCCGGCTGCAACGCACCCTCAACCTGCCCGACCCGCTTCCCGACTGGGAACTGGAAAAGCACCTGCGCGGCCTTGCCGGAAAAAACGCCACGGTCCACACCCACCTCAATTTCATCGGCGGCGGCATGTACGATCATCACATCCCGGCGGTGGTCGATGTCCTGGCCGGCCGCGGCGAATTCCTCACCGCCTACACCCCGTACCAGCCGGAGATGAGCCAGGGCCTGCTGCAGATCCTTGCCGAATACCAGGAACAGATGGCGAAGGTGATGGGCCTGCCCATCGTCAACTGCTCGTCGTACGACGGCGGCACGGCGCTGTTCGAACTGGGCTGGATGGGCTGCCTCGCCTCCGACCGCGGAGACGCGGGTGTGCTGTATGCGGATTCCATCTGGCCGCAGTGGAAGGACATCATAATAAGCCACCTCACGCCCCGCCGCGTCGCCCTCGACACGGTGGAACACGAGGCG
Coding sequences within it:
- a CDS encoding polysaccharide biosynthesis protein, giving the protein MRAFKKKFRKVILLGFDLTVSLVALYLAFLLRFEGTLPKEQMEVFLDLAPIVLLCRAFSFALCRFYSRFWEYASWEDLQQILKAAAMGTALVLIFMFLYNRAHLVSRSVLFMDLILVVLMLGSSRLGWKLLTDRENQEAGIRGKGRVPILILGAGYTGAYLLKHLRRFSPHYSVRGFLDDDPKKLHHQVMGVKVLGGHKDLPELKESLGIQEVLVAVTSMDAERMEEVVKVCRDANVKYKTVSSFFDLATHQPHISKIRNIEITDLLGREPVYLDLSMIQNMVGGKKVMVTGAGGSIGSELCRQLLEYDPAMLIMIDKCENYLYDLNMELNGEKTNAERKYFFLSVTQEKKLETLFQRFRPQLVFHAAAHKHVPLMEENADEAVLNNVQGTRITADLSERYGVEKFILVSTDKVVRPTSVMGMTKKIAERYIQYKAQRSQTDFMTVRFGNVLGSNGSVVPLFQKQIERGGPVTVTHPDMERFFMLIPEAVQLILQAGTIGRGGEILMLEMGRPVKLMDLAEKMIRLLGYTPGENMEIKITGVRPGEKLSEELVDDGEEVIDTLHKKIKRLCSGTAPGEGFADKVDTLVADGARLKPALYRQRLVNFIQEECTRTVSPSPFHNKP
- a CDS encoding caspase family protein; translated protein: MNGRNDNSRHTGTGAFRRGFAAAALALCLVWSALPAFADNCVSGDCRNGFGTLVRDNGNKYVGEFKNGKFHGHGTYSFNEEKWKGDQYTGEFKNGQYHGLGTYSWANGDKYTGDFKNDAPNGHGTYTWGREPWLGDKYVGGFVNWKKEGFGTYYWKEGDKYVGEFSGDASNGEGTYYYANGDVYKGEFKEWKKDGQGEFTWKRKPWTGDRYVGSFQADELSGQGTKYYSSGDKYEGSWENWKRHGFGTYTWKNGNRYIGNWVHGKKDGHGTQYYASGDQYDGEFKEDQFHGQGVYIWGRDPWKGDQYNGEFSKGKLTGFGTKVYASGDKYTGEWKDWKKHGYGTYTWKKGDAYTGEWVDSKMHGQGTFTYANGSRDVGTWENDKPLKVIHYDPGEKKQDKQPPIVVQKPQTVKPMDNSPPIITVTSHEVSRGIVPVPTSPTTHVTGIAQDESGIAEVLVNGQPAQVQSSGEFAATIPINPGKSEIVILARDIHQNTTQKSFWLESRTTTEEQTVIAKKPDVKKSFMEEMGRLDSGDYHAIIIGINDYKHLPKLETAVNDAKEVERVLRQKYGFKTNLLIDVSRTEIMRAFNNARKMMGPNDNILIYYAGHGEFDKTVNKAYWLPADAERDSDANWLIVDNITTNIRRFASRHVLVVADSCYSGTLTRSAITNLSTPDQHKRFLEKMHKRSSRTLMASGGNEPVADGGGGGHSVFARAFIDALHMVEEEIFTAEQLFYKYIKEPVAGRAEQVPEYNIIKNSGHAGGDFVFVKKQ
- a CDS encoding aldolase/citrate lyase family protein; this encodes MLTLMLITNHPDLAKNAVAAGVNRIFVDLEVMGKKERQGHLDTWISGHSMDDARRVREAIPDAELLIRLNPPHDGLGDEIEQALAIGPELLMLPMFRTADELAQFSEMVAGRAGVVPLVETPEAADALESIVRVPGLKEVYIGLNDLHLGLKQNFIFQPLADGMVDALAKTVLNAGLPFGFGGIARIGEGQLPGEMVLGEHLRLGSSSVILSRTFQRGLVEEDDRVDHTKLKYEIEKLREHEEYMQARTPEQIELDRSKVVEIVKLLSKVR